The following proteins are encoded in a genomic region of Xylanibacillus composti:
- a CDS encoding glycosyltransferase family 2 protein — protein sequence MNPKVSVVIPTYKRPGHFLKRALESVLSQTYENIELVIVDDNPADSPFRGEIEQFMESYENDQRVVYVKNKKNLGGGLARNEGIARASGDYISFLDDDDKYLPEKISRQLAFMESNEYDLTFTNLRVHNTEDKLIDYRDFTFIKDFNQSALLKAHLMRHITGTSTFMFRQEALRKIGGFQQVRMGQEFMLMLHSIEKSLKIGYLPICEVVQYVHSGERISNGINKLDGEKEMIQFKKQYFSRFTWREKMFIRFRHHAVMAITARRSNMHFVFALHACLAVLNSPIDAVLEPVQYLMKLKNFNKPATEMYKNEGDVRGLSR from the coding sequence ATGAACCCGAAAGTAAGTGTCGTGATTCCAACGTATAAAAGACCTGGTCACTTCTTGAAACGTGCCCTAGAATCCGTTCTGAGTCAAACATACGAGAACATCGAGTTGGTTATTGTGGATGACAATCCCGCTGACTCTCCTTTTCGAGGAGAGATTGAGCAATTCATGGAGTCCTACGAGAATGACCAAAGAGTCGTTTACGTGAAAAACAAAAAGAATTTGGGCGGCGGGCTGGCCCGCAATGAGGGGATCGCACGCGCTTCCGGTGATTACATTTCGTTCTTGGATGATGATGATAAATATTTGCCTGAGAAAATATCCAGGCAACTGGCATTTATGGAGAGCAATGAGTATGATCTGACGTTTACGAATCTGCGCGTTCATAACACAGAGGACAAGTTGATCGACTACAGAGACTTTACATTCATTAAAGATTTTAATCAATCAGCATTATTAAAAGCTCATCTGATGCGGCACATTACAGGAACGTCCACTTTCATGTTCAGACAAGAGGCCCTGAGGAAGATTGGCGGTTTTCAACAAGTGAGGATGGGGCAAGAATTTATGCTGATGCTCCACTCTATTGAAAAAAGTCTGAAGATCGGCTACCTGCCAATTTGCGAGGTCGTTCAGTATGTACATAGCGGGGAGAGAATTTCAAACGGTATAAACAAGCTCGACGGCGAAAAAGAAATGATTCAATTCAAGAAACAATACTTCTCCAGATTTACATGGCGAGAAAAGATGTTCATACGATTCAGACATCATGCTGTCATGGCGATAACGGCACGAAGAAGCAACATGCACTTCGTCTTTGCTCTGCATGCATGTCTGGCTGTGTTGAACTCCCCGATCGATGCCGTACTGGAACCGGTGCAATACTTGATGAAGCTAAAGAATTTCAACAAGCCAGCAACCGAAATGTACAAGAATGAAGGGGATGTAAGAGGGTTGTCCCGATAG
- a CDS encoding sugar transferase → MDRQDRLIVKSTVSVQEARPRLPRASQIYVDAKRVFDCLIAVIGLTLSMPIMILFSILIKLESPGPILFAQERVGLHGKVFRIYKLRSMVKDAEKNGAKWAEKNDARITKIGKFIRNTRIDELPQFINVLKGDMSFIGPRPERPVFVEQFAREIPGFKDRQQVKPGITGWAQVNGGYDITPQQKLALDLEYIEHFSFWMDVKIILKTVKVVITGDGAR, encoded by the coding sequence ATGGATAGGCAAGATAGGTTAATCGTTAAAAGCACTGTTTCCGTTCAAGAGGCGAGGCCAAGACTTCCTAGAGCGAGCCAAATATATGTGGATGCCAAAAGAGTCTTTGATTGTTTGATCGCGGTTATCGGATTAACCCTTTCTATGCCGATTATGATTTTGTTTTCCATACTAATAAAACTGGAGTCACCGGGACCGATATTGTTCGCCCAAGAAAGAGTAGGCCTGCACGGCAAGGTTTTCAGAATTTACAAGCTGCGTTCCATGGTAAAAGATGCGGAGAAGAATGGCGCGAAGTGGGCGGAGAAGAACGATGCGAGAATTACAAAAATCGGGAAGTTTATCCGCAACACTCGTATTGACGAACTTCCGCAATTTATTAACGTGCTGAAAGGGGACATGAGCTTCATCGGTCCCAGGCCGGAACGGCCCGTATTCGTGGAGCAATTTGCTCGGGAAATACCCGGTTTCAAGGATAGGCAACAGGTCAAACCAGGCATTACCGGATGGGCCCAAGTAAATGGCGGTTACGATATTACGCCGCAGCAAAAGCTTGCATTGGATTTGGAGTACATTGAACATTTTTCATTTTGGATGGATGTTAAAATAATTCTAAAAACAGTAAAAGTTGTCATCACTGGGGACGGCGCCAGATAA